In Aricia agestis chromosome 5, ilAriAges1.1, whole genome shotgun sequence, the genomic stretch GATCCGTCGCCCGCGGGGCGGGCACCGCTGCACCGCTGCACGCGCCgcgtgcgacggctgacccgctcaacgcagcgctgctctatgggatgacatgaaacaagcattccccgcgggtggccgcgccgggggcacgcttaacgcagcgaacgcccttaggGTCAGGTTTAATTTTCATTATATATTTCATTATAGATCGCATCAGTCACACTAACTCTTATATTCACAATATGCACGGGAgactaattaaaataaactgatGATCATAACCTAATGGAATAAATAGGAATGAAAATTACTTCTTTCCACCCAGCGATTCGAAGAAATTTACGAATTTGTTAACACCTATGTTTTTGGGTAAGTCATCTTCTGGTGGGTCGTTAGCTCTGATCACGTCTTTGGGGTTGAAGTTAGTCGGCTGGACCATTTTGATCTCGTTCGATGGTCGCGGTTTCCTGTCCCCGTTGCCGTTGAGTTTGGCGTCGTCGTGAGCGCCGTTGATCGACGCTTTCCTCTGTTCGTGATTGGCAATCTTCTCCTGTACGTTAATGCTCTCCTCTGGTAGCACGACCGGCGAGTGTTTTTCGACGTGGCCGTTGTTTTCCTTTACGTCGTTCACAATTTTCGGCGGTTCCTTCTCGGGAACTTTATTGTCTGGTACGTCAACTACTTCCTGTACGTTGTTTTCGACAACATTGGTATTTTCCTCTACAGTGGTGTGTTCTTCTACGCTTGTGTGTTCCTTGGTTACAAAGGTTTCGACTACGGTGACGTGGCTTTCCACGACCTCATTGTGACTCGTCTCAACCACTTCAGTGTGGCTTTCAACAACAGCAGGCGTATCTTCGACTGCTTTCGGAATGTCTTCGGACTCAGTTTCCACGCTAACCTCGCAAACTGGTGCAGCCACTTCCTCGGGTTTCTTCTCTTCACTTGATTTGGGATGGTCCCAAATTTTATAGTACTTATCGTAGAGACCCTCCCAAAATTCCATTTTGTCTTGATCTGGGTTAACACTGAGTATTAATTCGTTGCCTAAAATAAGGCAGTTGTGTTTTTCTTTATTGTATGGCGCCCATGTCACGTTGATGTAGTGGTTCTGTTCTGGAGTTGGGTTGCTGAAAATTgggaacaaaaaaatgttagttTATAATTTTCGTCCAAAAGCATGACAGTtacaattacaattattaaataCTCACACAATTATTATACCTGCTAAGCGCtttttataacttattttttattacttttaactAAACTTTATATTCCTCGAATTAATGTAGTTTTCTGTTTATTGTTCTTTTAACTTACCCTTCTTTAGCGAAGTTTGTCCAGAGCCTCAACATCCTCTCCCTCATTTTGATATCTTGCGTTGTTGGTTCGACATCATTAGTTATCTCGCTTTTGAACAGGTAGTCTAAATCGTCGGAATGCGCTGCACATTTCAGATCGCAGTTTTTGCCTGTAATCTTACTCCTATTCAAGTCTCCAGAATAATCAAACTTGTAGTAGTAAACAGGTTTGTTAGTGACTTTAGTGAGATGTTGCAAGTATCTATGTTCAGCAACACCGATTAAGTAATCGGACATTAGTTGGTATCTTTCGCGGGCACTGTCCTCATCGGTGGGGTTCTTTCCATTGAAGTATAATTTTTCAATCTCCTTCGCGATTGCCAATGACTCTGGAGAATCTCTTTCGATATTCAGTTCTTTGGGTATGAAGTCTTGAAGATTATCAACTGGCTTGTTCCAACCGACCATCTCTAATGTCACGCTGCCGACCATTATAGGAACATCCGCCGTTCGCCCAGACGTTAAAATGTCGGAGAAGGGCTCCGTTAAAAACGCCTCCACACCGGGGAATTCCTTTTCGATAACCGGGCCGAACACCACTTTACCCTCTTGCAGAGATTTATCCAAAGGGCTTGTATTCTCGTGGGCGATCACGATATCTTTGACCGGTGTCGTCTCGAGGAATTCgacaatttcatctaaatctgtAGTTTCACAACCTAACTCGTTGGCTAGCGCAATAGCGTTTTCTACAGGATTGCTTTGTAGACTCCACGAGCTCAATGCCGACCCGGACTGAATTATGACTTTActgattatattttttgtcagAGGACTAGCTGTGAGTAACGCAGCCGAGACGGCGCCTGCGCTCTGCCCGAAGACGGTCACGTTTGATGCGTTACCACCGAAACTTTTAATGTTCTCTTTCACCCATTTAAGAGCTAACGCCATATCTTTGAGTCCAGCGTTACCGGGAACCTCGGGAGTGTTTAGACACAAGAAACCGAGTGGTCCACATCTGTAATTAATCGTGACGACTACCACATCCTTTTCAACTAGATAATCTCCGCCATAAATTGCAGGGCTGCCAGATCCGAATCTGAAACCTCCGCCGTGAACGTAAACCATTACTGGGAGGAACTCTCCTTCGATGCTCGGAGTGAAAACGTTTAAATATAGACAGTTCTCATCTCCGACGTAACATTTGTGGAAAAACGGATCGACTTGGGCTGGACTGTTGCCTTCTGATGTGGCTTCGCGCACTCCTTCCCATGCGTCCGCTGGTTGTGGTGCCTAGAAACAAACAGGAACAGTTGAGAATATAATGTGCGACAATCTGTACTTTAACTATACCTCTGGATCATTTAAGTTTTATCGAGTactaatccatatccatatttttataaatgcgaaagtgtgtctgtctgtctgttacctcttcacgcccaaaccgttgaaccgatattgctgtttggtatactttgagttccagaaaaggacataggatacttttttatcccgaaaaaatgtacggttcccgcgcgaactATTTTCTGCGTCATCTAGCGTTGGATAAAATATACTGAATGATGTTATGTGAATTCCCATAGACAATAACATCAACTATAACGTTTCGACAAGATATTTGTTAATATAGATGTTTAAGCAAACGAAGTTTAAAATCGGTAACTTACACGAAATCTGAGTGATCCTATCGGTGGTTTCGCGTAGGGGATCCCCAGGAAGGTGTAAAAGCCCTTTCCGGAAGGGCTGGTGACTAGTTTGCCCTGGAGCTCGCCCTGCGCGACCTTCACTACCGGCGCCTCTGACATCTTACCGCCCCTGGAAAGGAGAAAAGGGATTTTTAAGAAAACatgtgtaataatttttattctttaaaaatattgtattttacatCAAAGGTTAAATCCATTATCTGTTGTATTAAAATAGGTCCTTAAAATGAATTCGTAGAGATTTGATTTTGCGTGATCAAAGTcgcttacaataaaatattatattttataactacatTCACACTAACACCTCCGAGTTCCgacattgtattttaaaatgccCTTGCGTCATCATTGAGTCAATGTAATTTTTAGCTCAAGATTTCGTTACTATAGACAGTAAATAAGGCTTATTATATTAAAGCATTTATTTAGCGTAAACTATCTAATCTGTTGACGATAAGCAAAGGTATTCGATAATAATTACAGATAATCGTAATAAATTTTGACAGTACAATTATAAGAAGTGATTAAAGGACGCTAAAGCAGTGGATAATACAAATACCTAAGCGCCCTTACGATAAGATTAGTCTTATCTGGTTATTATAGAAGCTAATAAAAATTCTTGACATTTGTAAGGAAATTACCTTTATTTACCTATTGAATGATAAGATATTTTTACTGTGGCTTATTTTTGCAGCATCGGCATAAAAAATCGCCGGATAAAGAGAAATTCGTCCATTGACCTAGCTGCTTGGCTCTTTCTCACGCGCACGTAAATATTGGCAACTCATCttcatgcataatattatgtacttaagtgTTATCTATCTGACACCTGAACTTTATATTAAACGTTTGAAGAATAGAAAACGCGGATTTTAATTTTGAACTAAATAACATTACAGATTATGAAAAATAGGtacatgaaaatatatttaaagtaaataaactgtacagcagtggcgtagctaccggcgtatatgccgtatcaattattagtacctggatgaccgagctttgctcggtataacatacactcattgacttcgtgttacttaataacgccatctactggtcgttaaaacaattagttgccaacaaaatatattattattcgccaatagatgtcaggaagagtcatatttttcagtttatcgattatcgataaaacacgaataaaaatacatttctgaaaatgattcctagctagatcgatttatcgcccccgaaaccccctatatactaaatttcatgaaaatcgaaagaattgctcgtttaaagatataatttaCGAGGCCCCCCGGCCACGGGGGCACCCCAACGTgagcaaaattattaataactcaCCATTTCTTTTAGTTAAAAAAGGCCCCCGGGCCACGGGGGGACCtttcttaaagttaaaaaaggTAACCACCATACCTTAGGGCccccttacatttttatatacgGGGCCCCGCGCAAAGCACGCTACGCTTCTGCTGTACAGTCAATATCAAAACACTGTATTTAGACGTAGCAAGCGTATCGTGACGAACaataaaattctttattataacgTTTATCTGGAATATTATACGTCTATTCAAAATTAACTTCTGACCGTGACACAAGGAAAAAACTTGACCAACATGCAatcattattatgtttttaatgctaagaattgtttttttttttttttactttcgtaCAATACTCTATGACCAACTTCATTTAACCCTTCGATTGTGGATTCTTgcaaatgctattgtattctattgttgtcgccaTCATCGGTGGGGCTTGTaggattaataattaaaaaaatacttgttGAAAAAAATcgcaataaattaattaaaattaaaagcagCAATTAGGTATAATTTGGTGATTAATTTGCGATTAATGTCATATTAATGTCCATCCACTTAGCGATCGATATCAACCTGATATGAATCAGTAGTATCATTTAAAAAATGCGCCTGCTTAATCTCACATATTGTGTTTGATAGGTTTTAGAAAACAGCAAGAATTACCGACCAATTACCAATAATTCTGGTCAGCTGCTGCAGCATGTGCAAGTAACATGGGGGATTCGGCAGGCATGTTGTGCCTATGATAAGCATTAAGCAACGTAGCTTAAGAAATGCTCTCTTTAAAATGTCTAATTTGGCATGCACGAAATAACGCGACTGTAAAACTTTTTTACTTATTCACAAGACACATTCACTCGAAAAGTTCATGAGCCCTAAAATGGAGCACACGCCGATGCAAATGCAAT encodes the following:
- the LOC121726899 gene encoding esterase E4-like isoform X2 — its product is MSEAPVVKVAQGELQGKLVTSPSGKGFYTFLGIPYAKPPIGSLRFRAPQPADAWEGVREATSEGNSPAQVDPFFHKCYVGDENCLYLNVFTPSIEGEFLPVMVYVHGGGFRFGSGSPAIYGGDYLVEKDVVVVTINYRCGPLGFLCLNTPEVPGNAGLKDMALALKWVKENIKSFGGNASNVTVFGQSAGAVSAALLTASPLTKNIISKVIIQSGSALSSWSLQSNPVENAIALANELGCETTDLDEIVEFLETTPVKDIVIAHENTSPLDKSLQEGKVVFGPVIEKEFPGVEAFLTEPFSDILTSGRTADVPIMVGSVTLEMVGWNKPVDNLQDFIPKELNIERDSPESLAIAKEIEKLYFNGKNPTDEDSARERYQLMSDYLIGVAEHRYLQHLTKVTNKPVYYYKFDYSGDLNRSKITGKNCDLKCAAHSDDLDYLFKSEITNDVEPTTQDIKMRERMLRLWTNFAKEGNPTPEQNHYINVTWAPYNKEKHNCLILGNELILSVNPDQDKMEFWEGLYDKYYKIWDHPKSSEEKKPEEVAAPVCEVSVETESEDIPKAVEDTPAVVESHTEVVETSHNEVVESHVTVVETFVTKEHTSVEEHTTVEENTNVVENNVQEVVDVPDNKVPEKEPPKIVNDVKENNGHVEKHSPVVLPEESINVQEKIANHEQRKASINGAHDDAKLNGNGDRKPRPSNEIKMVQPTNFNPKDVIRANDPPEDDLPKNIGVNKFVNFFESLGGKK
- the LOC121726899 gene encoding esterase E4-like isoform X1; protein product: MINAVEEFLDDLRGGKMSEAPVVKVAQGELQGKLVTSPSGKGFYTFLGIPYAKPPIGSLRFRAPQPADAWEGVREATSEGNSPAQVDPFFHKCYVGDENCLYLNVFTPSIEGEFLPVMVYVHGGGFRFGSGSPAIYGGDYLVEKDVVVVTINYRCGPLGFLCLNTPEVPGNAGLKDMALALKWVKENIKSFGGNASNVTVFGQSAGAVSAALLTASPLTKNIISKVIIQSGSALSSWSLQSNPVENAIALANELGCETTDLDEIVEFLETTPVKDIVIAHENTSPLDKSLQEGKVVFGPVIEKEFPGVEAFLTEPFSDILTSGRTADVPIMVGSVTLEMVGWNKPVDNLQDFIPKELNIERDSPESLAIAKEIEKLYFNGKNPTDEDSARERYQLMSDYLIGVAEHRYLQHLTKVTNKPVYYYKFDYSGDLNRSKITGKNCDLKCAAHSDDLDYLFKSEITNDVEPTTQDIKMRERMLRLWTNFAKEGNPTPEQNHYINVTWAPYNKEKHNCLILGNELILSVNPDQDKMEFWEGLYDKYYKIWDHPKSSEEKKPEEVAAPVCEVSVETESEDIPKAVEDTPAVVESHTEVVETSHNEVVESHVTVVETFVTKEHTSVEEHTTVEENTNVVENNVQEVVDVPDNKVPEKEPPKIVNDVKENNGHVEKHSPVVLPEESINVQEKIANHEQRKASINGAHDDAKLNGNGDRKPRPSNEIKMVQPTNFNPKDVIRANDPPEDDLPKNIGVNKFVNFFESLGGKK